A region from the Musa acuminata AAA Group cultivar baxijiao chromosome BXJ1-10, Cavendish_Baxijiao_AAA, whole genome shotgun sequence genome encodes:
- the LOC135586161 gene encoding uncharacterized protein LOC135586161, which produces MAAATLRSVLRRNSLLPLFETCRLRDLFFFSSSVDPAAAVGVTTSPDPHFTVEYLVNSCGFSPSEAAKFSKPLAHLRSTEKPDAVLNFMRSQGFDGAGIRKVISLKPNYLCVNVEKNFAPKFQFLRDLGLSESDIVDAILKNPAILCLKVHRSFVPKLEMWKSLLGSRELVLKHLKKTGRFFFSNVEKTLHPNLKFLTDECGIPEERVFLVLRSQPQLITNKPKSLRALVARADELGVPRQSRMFLWTLNILQRVSKESFEAKVEFMRRFGWSESEFSSAVRKAPSFIGMSLDTLRRKMEFFIIVVGCTPSFIADKSYLLLFSLQKRVIPRFRVTEMLKSKGLLTGQAKFTYILQLSDTKFLEKFVLPHKENVPELLDILRVEGVCKGK; this is translated from the coding sequence ATGGCGGCTGCGACGCTCCGCTCCGTACTCCGCCGCAATAGCCTCCTACCCCTGTTCGAAACCTGCCGCCTTCgagatctcttcttcttctcctcctctgtcgACCCTGCCGCCGCTGTAGGCGTCACCACATCTCCTGATCCCCACTTCACGGTGGAATACCTCGTGAACTCCTGCGGGTTCTCCCCCTCCGAGGCAGCCAAGTTCTCTAAACCCCTTGCGCACCTCCGATCCACCGAGAAACCCGACGCCGTCCTTAACTTCATGAGATCTCAGGGCTTCGACGGCGCCGGTATCAGGAAGGTGATATCTTTGAAACCAAATTACCTATGCGTGAACGTGGAGAAGAACTTTGCCCCGAAGTTTCAGTTCTTACGCGATTTAGGCCTATCGGAGTCGGACATCGTCGATGCCATTCTGAAGAACCCTGCCATCCTCTGCCTCAAAGTTCACCGTTCCTTCGTCCCCAAATTGGAGATGTGGAAAAGTCTCTTGGGATCGAGAGAGCTCGTTCTCAAGCATCTCAAGAAGACAGGAAGGTTTTTCTTCTCCAACGTTGAGAAGACATTGCATCCTAACCTAAAGTTCTTAACGGATGAGTGCGGCATTCCTGAAGAAAGGGTTTTTCTCGTCTTGAGAAGTCAGCCACAATTAATCACAAATAAACCAAAGTCACTCCGAGCTTTGGTGGCGAGAGCCGATGAGCTGGGGGTGCCACGGCAATCTCGGATGTTCCTGTGGACACTTAATATTCTCCAGAGGGTAAGCAAAGAAAGTTTCGAGGCCAAGGTCGAGTTCATGAGGAGGTTCGGGTGGTCGGAGTCGGAGTTTTCTTCTGCTGTCAGGAAAGCACCCTCCTTCATAGGCATGTCCCTCGATACGTTGCGCAGAAAAATGGAATTTTTTATCATTGTGGTCGGTTGCACCCCTTCCTTCATCGCCGACAAATCATATCTCTTGCTATTTAGTCTGCAGAAGAGGGTAATTCCTCGGTTTCGTGTCACAGAGATGTTGAAATCGAAAGGATTGTTGACTGGACAAGCCAAGTTTACATACATTCTCCAATTATCAGATACCAAATTCTTGGAGAAGTTTGTTCTCCCTCACAAAGAAAATGTTCCTGAGCTGCTCGATATTTTGAGAGTTGAGGGCGTGTGTAAAGGAAAATGA